GTATTTTCAGGTGCTTTAGCTCAGCCTGATTTAACAGCATATGCAAATATGCAAAGAATGGTAAAAGAGTACCTTCCAAAATCTCAATGGAAACAAATTGAGTCTTTATATAGAGAAAAATCACTACCAATTTCTGGATTTGAATATGAAGGAGTAAATGATTTGAATAAAAAACCACATTGGAAAACTATAGTAGGATTAGTTATTGGTGTATCATTTACTATTTTAATTATTTTGTTGGCTGTTGTTATCCCAGAGCCAACTAAGACTCAATTTTTTATTTTTAGAGGAGTTTTTTCTATTTCACTTTCCGCAATTTCTGCAATCATTCCTGGTTTATTAAATGTTGAGTCAAGATATAAGAAACTTTCTATAAGAGCAACAGGAGCAATTGCTATTTTCATAATTGTATGGTTGTGCAATCCTCCTGCTCTTATTGGTAATTCATTATAAGTTTAGCTACCTAAAATTGTGTTTATTAACTTTATTTTTAATCCATTATAAAAGCGTAATTAGAGTGCTTATGGATATGAGTAAACGCTCTGGCGAGAAAATAGTGATCGACCAAGATTTCGTTGCCAAAGAGCTTGATGATGTGGTTGAGAACGAAGATTTAAGTCATTATGTTTTATAATTTTTATAAAATTTAAGCGGTAATATTTGATCAGAAATTTGCAAATTTTGATTAGAATGTTACTGCTTCCATAAACAGTGAAATAATAAATATTTATATATTGATTTTATTTGTATCTAGGATAGGATGACAAATATCAATATATGAGTTGTAGGATAGAATGGTTATAAATTTAATAGAGGTTTGTTTAAATGTTCAACCCATTTTCTATATTGAGTTTGTTGTATACACTGCATAAAGATGCTCCTCCAATAAATATTCAATTTGAAGAGCCTTCACTAAATCTTTTACCAGAAGAAATAGGTCAAAAGATAAATGGTGATATCTATATTTCCCAGCTATGGATAGAAAATTTATCCAAGAAAGTTTTAGAAAATATACGAATTAATCTAACATCACCTTTAAAATATTCACCTATAGTTAGGACTAATAAGCGGTATGGAAAGGTTGATTTTATCTAATAAAGATAATCTAGAGTTACTTATTACAAGGCTAGATCCTTCTGAATCATTAAGGCTTTCATTTTTTCCTGAATTAGATAGATTAGATGAATTTGGTGAGCCACAAATAATTATAAATAATCAAGAGTTAAGTTCTATAATGGTTCAGCTAGGATGGTATAAGAAATATCCATCTATAATACTTAGCTATATTCTTATGATTATTCTGATGATCGCCTTGTTAGGTTTAATTTTTTAGTGTATATTTAAATATAAGAGATAGCTCTTTATTTTTTCCTAACTCTAAATATACGGTACTTCGAGAAGCCCAAGACAGGATATCAAAGGATAGTTGTCCACTTATAGTTAAAGAAAATACCAAAGAGTTGAGAGAAAAGAATCTATAGTATATATTGAATGTGAATCTATTGATAATTAGGAATTCGTTATTTATCTGCTAGTATGTAAAATAGTAATAAAATCCAATATTGTATCTTTGATGGAGTTTTATAAAATGAACTTAATTTTAGAAAAATCACTTGATATTCTTTCTTCAGTAGTGAATGTTTCAACAGGCTTAGCTCATCCACTTGATGAATCTAAAGCAAAGGAACTATTTAAAGCTTTATATAAATATGGAGTTCCTCTTAAAGTGGATGAAGTTTATTCATTGGCAATTGAGCGTTCATGGTCAGATCATCATGCAAAAGAACTTTCTAAAATAGCAGAAAAAATTGGCAATGGTCGACGAGTTCAAATTAAGTACCCAAGAAATTGGGGAGAAATAACAGTTAAAAGAATAATTGCTGAACTTGGTTAAAATATAATATTTAAATGAAAAATTAATACGTCATT
This DNA window, taken from Pasteurella skyensis, encodes the following:
- a CDS encoding DUF1889 family protein, producing MNLILEKSLDILSSVVNVSTGLAHPLDESKAKELFKALYKYGVPLKVDEVYSLAIERSWSDHHAKELSKIAEKIGNGRRVQIKYPRNWGEITVKRIIAELG